The Mytilus trossulus isolate FHL-02 chromosome 13, PNRI_Mtr1.1.1.hap1, whole genome shotgun sequence genome has a segment encoding these proteins:
- the LOC134694214 gene encoding mucin-2-like — MRPQMNCCIPQTLSLILTLVTAILGSNIRSNAGTSLETPTTTSSITNEVTSLETHTTTSSITKEGTSLQTPTTTSSETSTASSTVTLTTAEYVQPVTATGNSCVTYSSKSSVTNEGTSLETLTTTSSVTNEGTSLETPTTTSSVTNEGTALETPTTTSFVTNEGTSLETPTTTSSVTNEVTSLETPTTTSSVTNEGISLETPTTTSSITHEVTSLVTPTTTSSVTNEGTSLVTPTTTSSVTNEGTSLETPTTTSSVTNEVTSLETPTTTSSITHEVTSLETPTTTSSVTNEGTALETPTTTSSITHEVTSLETPTTTSSVTNEVTSLETHTTTSVTNEGTSLETPTTTSSVKNEVTSLETPTTTSSVTNEVTSLETPTTTSSVTNEGTALETPTATSSVTNEGTSLETPTTTSSVTNEGTSLETPTTTSSITNEVTSLETPTTTSSVTNEVTSLETHTTTSVTNEGTSLEAPTTTSSITHEVTSLETPTTTSSVTNEGTSLEKPTTTSSITHDVTSLKTPTTTSSVTNEVTSLETHTTTSVTNEGTSLETPTTTSSITHEVTSLEAPTTTSSVTNEGISLEIPTTMSSITHDVTSLETPTTTSSITHDVTSLKTPTTTSSITHEVTSLEAPTTTSSVTNEVTSLETPTTTSSITHEVTSLETPTTTSSVTNEGTSLETPTTTSSITHDVTSLKTPTTTSSITHDVTSLKTPTTTSSVTNEGTSLETPTTTSSFTHEVTSLETPTTTSSVTNEVTSLETPTTTSSVTNEGTALETPTATSSVTNEGTSLETPTTTSSVTNEVTSLETPTTTSSVTNEVTSLETHTTTSVTNEGTSLEAPTTTSSITHEVTSLETPTTTSSVTNEGTSLETPTTTSSITHDVTSLKTPTTTSSVTNEGISLETPTTMSSITHDVTSLETPTTTSSITHDVTSLKTPTTTSSITHEVTSLEAPTTTSSVTNEVTSLETPTTTSSVTNEGISLETPTTMSSITHDVTSLETPTTTSSITHVVTSLKTPTTTSSITHEVTSLEAPTTTSSVTNEVTSLETPTTTSSITHEVTSLETPTTTSSVTNEGTSLETPTTTSSITHDVTSLKTPTTTSSITHDVTSLKTPTTTSSVTNEGTSLETPTTTSSVTNEGTSHTTSSAVTPTLTESVTPVTYSTTKYVTNDGISLETHTTMSHKTHTTSSAVTPTLTASVTPVTSTDTSSVTNSTTESVTNDGTSLETHTTTSPKTHTTSSAVTPTLTASVTPVTFTGTSSVTYSTTESVTNDGTSLETHTTTSPKTQTTSSAVAPTLTASVTPVTYSTTKYVTNDGTSLETHTTTSPKTRTTSSAVTPTLTASVIPVTHSDTSSVTYSTTEFVTNAGTSLETHTTTSPKTHTKTSAVTPTLTASVTPVTSTGTSSVNYSTTESVTNDCTSLETHTTMSPKTHTTSSAVAPTLTASVTPVTYSTTKSVTNDGTSLETHTTTSPKTHTTSSSVISTLTASVTSVTSTGTSSVNYSTTESVTNDGTSLETHTTTSHKTHTTSSAITPTLTASVTPVTSTDTSSVTFKTTEYITNDGTSLETHTTTSPQTHTTSSAVTPTLTASVTPVTSTGTSSVNYSTTESVTNDGTSLETHTTTSHKTHTTSSAVAPTLTASVTPVTYSTTKYVTNDGTSLETHTTTSHKTHTTSSAVTPTLTASVTPVTSTGTSSVNNSTTESVTNDGTSLETHTTTSHKTHTTSSSVTPTLTASVTPVTSTDTSSVTFKTTEYITNDGTSLETHTSTSPQTHTTSSAVAPTLTASVTPVTSTGTSSVNYSTTESVTNDGTSVGISLSTSSITHTAPSKTATTVKPTFPTSPVIPTTTDPEPSTKPPDTSVQVEVEINIFLQGTFPGSLNDSTSSDFITMKIKLTPPLFNQYSSILGFVDVNIYRFTLEVGYKVKVEPFTHDFGNQTFLDIAEETKQILINGTFEDFTITGENVTESRMESEIKKQSSTDKRDELLCGIGYYLKTNTCISNCYGVECEHDGHCFIDNKGQALCRCSQIGDFIISGSKCEIQTEKLALESKYIIAITATIGTVLSIIYTNTDYMINEGEVLMSPWYQSTEMFNGKEFTIKRPRIILNRTSMYEC, encoded by the exons atgcgaCCACAAATGAATTGctgtatacctcaaactcttaGTCTGATCTTAACACTGG tGACAGCAATACTTGGAAGCAATATTAGAAGTAATGCAGGTACATCATTAGAAACACCAACAACTACATCATCTATTACAAATGAAGTTACATCATTAGAAACACACACAACGACGTCATCTATTACAAAAGAAGGTACATCATTGCAAACACCTACAACTACGTCTTCTGAAACATCGACAGCGTCATCTACTGTAACACTGACAACTGCAGAATATGTTCAACCTGTAACTGCTACAGGCAATTCATGTGTAACTTATTCCAGTAAGTCTTCTGTTACAAATGAAGGTACATCATTAGAAACACTCACTACTACGTCTTCTGTTACAAATGAAGGTACATCATTAGAAACACCGACAACTACGTCTTCTGTTACAAATGAAGGTACAGCATTAGAAACACCGACAACTACGTCTTTTGTTACAAATGAAGGTACATCATTAGAAACACCGACAACTACGTCTTCTGTTACAAATGAAGTTACATCATTAGAAACACCGACAACTACGTCTTCTGTTACAAATGAAGGTATATCATTAGAAACACCGACAACTACGTCTTCTATTACACATGAAGTTACATCATTAGTAACACCGACAACTACGTCTTCTGTTACAAATGAAGGTACATCATTAGTAACACCGACAACTACGTCTTCTGTTACAAATGAAGGCACATCATTAGAAACACCGACAACTACGTCTTCTGTTACAAATGAAGTTACATCATTAGAAACACCGACAACTACGTCTTCTATTACACATGAAGTTACATCATTAGAAACACCTACAACTACGTCTTCTGTTACAAATGAAGGTACAGCATTAGAAACACCGACAACTACGTCTTCTATTACACATGAAGTTACATCATTAGAAACACCGACAACTACGTCTTCTGTTACAAATGAAGTTACATCATTGGAAACTCACACAACAACTTCTGTTACAAATGAAGGTACATCATTAGAAACACCCACAACTACGTCTTCTGTTAAAAATGAAGTTACATCATTAGAAACACCCACAACTACGTCTTCTGTTACAAATGAAGTTACATCATTAGAAACACCCACAACTACGTCTTCTGTTACAAATGAAGGTACAGCATTAGAAACACCGACAGCTACGTCTTCTGTTACAAATGAAGGCACATCATTAGAAACACCGACAACTACGTCTTCTGTTACAAATGAAGGCACATCATTAGAAACACCGACAACTACGTCTTCTATTACAAATGAAGTTACATCATTAGAAACACCGACAACTACGTCTTCTGTTACAAATGAAGTTACATCATTGGAAACACACACAACAACTTCTGTTACAAATGAAGGTACATCATTAGAAGCACCGACAACTACGTCTTCTATTACACATGAAGTTACATCATTAGAAACACCGACAACTACGTCTTCTGTTACAAATGAAGGCACATCATTAGAAAAACCGACAACTACGTCTTCTATTACACATGACGTTACATCATTAAAAACACCGACAACTACGTCTTCTGTTACAAATGAAGTTACATCATTGGAAACACACACAACAACTTCTGTTACAAATGAAGGTACATCATTAGAAACACCGACAACTACGTCTTCTATTACACATGAAGTAACATCATTAGAAGCACCGACAACTACGTCTTCTGTTACAAATGAAGGTATATCATTAGAAATACCGACAACTATGTCTTCTATTACACATGACGTTACATCATTAGAAACACCGACAACTACGTCTTCTATAACACATGACGTTACATCATTAAAAACACCGACAACTACGTCTTCTATTACACATGAAGTAACATCATTAGAAGCACCGACAACTACGTCTTCTGTTACAAATGAAGTTACATCATTAGAAACACCGACAACTACGTCTTCTATTACACATGAAGTTACATCATTAGAAACACCGACAACTACGTCTTCTGTTACAAATGAAGGCACATCATTAGAAACACCGACAACTACGTCTTCTATTACACATGACGTTACATCATTAAAAACACCGACAACTACGTCTTCTATTACACATGACGTTACATCATTAAAAACACCGACAACTACGTCTTCTGTTACAAATGAAGGCACATCATTAGAAACACCGACAACTACGTCTTCTTTTACACATGAAGTTACATCATTAGAAACACCCACAACTACGTCTTCTGTTACAAATGAAGTTACATCATTAGAAACACCCACAACTACGTCTTCTGTTACAAATGAAGGTACAGCATTAGAAACACCGACAGCTACGTCTTCTGTTACAAATGAAGGCACATCATTAGAAACACCGACAACTACGTCTTCTGTTACAAACGAAGTTACATCATTAGAAACACCGACAACTACGTCTTCTGTTACAAATGAAGTTACATCATTGGAAACACACACAACAACTTCTGTTACAAATGAAGGTACATCATTAGAAGCACCGACAACTACGTCTTCTATTACACATGAAGTTACATCATTAGAAACACCGACAACTACGTCTTCTGTTACAAATGAAGGCACATCATTAGAAACACCGACAACTACGTCTTCTATTACACATGACGTTACATCATTAAAAACACCGACAACTACGTCTTCTGTTACAAATGAAGGTATATCATTAGAAACACCGACAACTATGTCTTCTATTACACATGACGTTACATCATTAGAAACACCGACAACTACGTCTTCTATAACACATGACGTTACATCATTAAAAACACCGACAACTACGTCTTCTATTACACATGAAGTAACATCATTAGAAGCACCGACAACTACGTCTTCTGTTACAAATGAAGTTACATCATTAGAAACACCGACAACTACGTCTTCTGTTACAAATGAAGGTATATCATTAGAAACACCGACAACTATGTCTTCTATTACACATGACGTTACATCATTAGAAACACCGACAACTACGTCTTCTATAACACATGTTGTTACATCATTAAAAACACCGACAACTACGTCTTCTATTACACATGAAGTAACATCATTAGAAGCACCGACAACTACGTCTTCTGTTACAAATGAAGTTACATCATTAGAAACACCGACAACTACGTCTTCTATTACACATGAAGTTACATCATTAGAAACACCGACAACTACGTCTTCTGTTACAAATGAAGGCACATCATTAGAAACACCGACAACTACGTCTTCTATTACACATGACGTTACATCATTAAAAACACCGACAACTACGTCTTCTATTACACATGACGTTACATCATTAAAAACACCGACAACAACGTCTTCTGTTACAAATGAAGGCACATCATTAGAAACACCGACAACTACGTCTTCTGTTACAAATGAAGGTACATCACATACAACGTCATCCGCTGTAACACCAACATTAACAGAATCTGTTACACCAGTTACTTACTCGACTACGAAATATGTTACAAATGATGGTATATCGTTAGAAACACATACGACTATGTCACATAAAACACATACAACGTCATCCGCTGTTACACCAACATTAACAGCATCTGTCACACCAGTAACTTCTACAGACACATCATCTGTAACTAATTCGACTACGGAATCTGTTACAAATGATGGTACATCGTTAGAAACACATACGACTACGTCACCTAAAACACATACAACGTCATCCGCTGTAACACCAACATTAACAGCATCTGTCACACCAGTAACTTTTACAGGCACATCATCTGTAACTTATTCGACTACGGAATCTGTTACAAATGATGGTACATCGTTAGAAACACATACGACTACGTCACCTAAAACACAAACAACGTCATCCGCTGTAGCACCAACATTAACGGCATCTGTTACACCAGTAACTTACTCGACTACGAAATATGTTACAAATGATGGAACATCGTTAGAAACACATACGACTACGTCACCGAAAACACGTACAACGTCATCCGCTGTAACACCAACATTAACGGCATCTGTTATACCAGTAACTCATTCAGACACTTCATCTGTAACTTATTCGACTACGGAATTTGTAACAAATGCTGGTACATCGTTAGAAACACATACGACTACGTCACCTAAAACACATACAAAGACATCTGCTGTAACACCAACATTAACGGCATCTGTTACACCAGTAACTTCTACAGGCACATCATCTGTTAATTATTCGACTACGGAATCTGTTACAAATGATTGTACATCGTTAGAAACACATACGACTATGTCACCGAAAACACATACAACGTCATCCGCTGTAGCACCAACATTAACGGCATCTGTTACACCAGTAACTTACTCGACTACGAAATCTGTTACAAATGATGGAACATCGTTAGAAACACATACGACTACGTCACCGAAAACACATACAACATCATCCTCTGTTATATCAACATTAACGGCATCTGTCACATCAGTAACTTCTACAGGCACATCATCTGTAAATTATTCGACAACGGAATCTGTTACAAATGATGGTACATCGTTAGAAACACATACGACTACGTCACATAAAACACATACAACGTCATCCGCTATAACACCAACATTAACGGCATCTGTCACACCAGTAACTTCCACAGACACATCATCTGTAACTTTTAAGACTACGGAATATATTACAAATGATGGTACATCGTTAGAAACACATACGACTACGTCACCTCAAACACATACAACGTCATCCGCTGTAACACCAACACTAACGGCATCTGTTACACCAGTAACTTCTACAGGCACATCATCTGTAAATTATTCGACTACGGAATCTGTTACAAATGATGGTACATCGTTAGAAACACATACGACTACGTCACATAAAACACATACAACGTCATCCGCTGTAGCACCAACATTAACGGCATCTGTTACACCAGTAACTTACTCGACTACGAAATATGTTACAAATGATGGAACATCGTTAGAAACACATACGACTACGTCACATAAAACACATACAACGTCATCCGCTGTAACACCAACATTAACGGCATCTGTTACACCAGTAACTTCTACAGGCACATCATCTGTAAATAATTCGACTACGGAATCTGTTACAAATGATGGTACATCGTTAGAAACACATACGACTACGTCACATAAAACACATACAACGTCATCCTCTGTAACACCAACATTAACGGCATCTGTCACACCAGTAACTTCCACAGACACATCATCTGTAACTTTTAAGACTACGGAATATATTACAAATGATGGTACATCGTTAGAAACACATACGAGTACGTCACCTCAAACACATACAACGTCATCCGCTGTAGCACCAACACTAACGGCATCTGTTACACCAGTAACTTCTACAGGCACATCATCTGTAAATTATTCGACTACGGAATCTGTAACAAATGATGGTACATCAGTAGGAATATCTCTATCTACTTCCTCTATTACCCACACAGCACCGTCCAAAACTGCAACAACTGTTAAGCCTACTTTTCCTACATCACCAGTTATACCGACAACAACTGATCCCGAACCATCTACTAAACCCCCAGATACAA gtGTACAAGTAGAGGTGGAAATTAATATATTCTTGCAAGGGACTTTTCCAGGATCGCTAAATGATTCTACATCAAGCGATTTCATAACGATGAAAATTAAACTTACTCCTCCG TTGTTCAACCAGTATAGTAGTATATTAGGATTTGTAGACGTAAACATATACAGATTTAC